The Porites lutea chromosome 4, jaPorLute2.1, whole genome shotgun sequence genome contains a region encoding:
- the LOC140932966 gene encoding serine/threonine-protein phosphatase 2A catalytic subunit beta isoform, which produces MVDDKATAKDLESWIEQLMECKQLSETQVKTLCDKAKEILSKESNVQEVKCPVTVCGDVHGQFHDLMELFKIGGRSPDTNYLFMGDYVDRGYYSVETVTLLVTLKVRFPYRITILRGNHESRQITQVYGFYDECLRKYGNANVWKYFTDLFDYLPLTALVDSQIFCLHGGLSPSIDTLDHIRALDRLQEVPHEGPMCDLLWSDPDDRGGWGISPRGAGYTFGQDISETFNHTNGLTLIARAHQLVMEGYNWCHDRNVVTIFSAPNYCYRCGNQAAIMELDDALKYSFLQFDPAPRRGEPHVTRRTPDYFL; this is translated from the exons ATGGTGGACGACAAAGCAACAGCAAAAGATTTAGAATCATGGATCGAGCAGTTAATGGAATGCAAACAACTCAGCGAAACACAAGTAAAAACGCTCTGCGACAAG gcaaaagaAATTCTCAGCAAGGAATCAAATGTACAGGAAGTGAAATGTCCTGTGACAGTTTGTGGTGATGTTCATGGCCAGTTTCATGACCTTATGGAACTGTTTAAAATAGGAGGAAGGTCACCAGATACCAATTATCTGTTTATGGGTGACTATGTAGACAGAGGTTATTACTCTGTGGAGACTGTTACTCTCTTAGTCACTCTAAAG GTTCGTTTCCCATACAGAATAACCATTTTACGTGGTAACCACGAAAGCCGTCAAATCACTCAAGTGTATGGATTTTATGATGAATGTCTAAGGAAGTATGGCAATGCCAATGTTTGGAAATACTTTACAGATTTATTTGACTACCTTCCACTGACTGCCTTGGTTGATTCACAG ATCTTCTGTCTTCACGGAGGACTTTCTCCTTCCATTGACACTCTTGACCATATCAGAGCCCTTGATCGTCTCCAGGAAGTTCCCCATGAG GGACCCATGTGTGATCTACTGTGGAGTGATCCAGATGACAGGGGTGGCTGGGGGATCTCTCCCCGCGGTGCTGGTTACACTTTTGGTCAAGATATATCTGAAACATTTAATCACACTAATGGTCTTACTCTTATTGCCAGAGCTCATCAGCTTGTTATGGAG ggctaTAATTGGTGTCATGATAGGAATGTAGTTACAATATTTAGTGCACCAAACTACTGCTACAGATGTGGAAATCAAGCCGCCATCATGGAGTTAGATGATGCTCTTAAATATTCCTT CCTGCAATTTGACCCAGCACCAAGACGAGGAGAGCCTCATGTAACTCGAAGAACGCCTGACTACTTCCTGTAG